A genome region from Leguminivora glycinivorella isolate SPB_JAAS2020 chromosome 13, LegGlyc_1.1, whole genome shotgun sequence includes the following:
- the LOC125232732 gene encoding uncharacterized protein LOC125232732, with the protein MWNVINRELARKPSEPLDFTELIKVCNGVPVTSKQEVADALNAEFVGAAAACGAPRADVRAALAALGARAPPLDRSIRFQPFTPGEVAKIMQVEIAPKNSQDIYELSPSILKFVKIAPLYKGKGQKSAGKSYRPISLVPALSKVMEVGLNQRLLSFWLSQNVISDRQYAYQRGCNSTDLVREVIWAVMRAREAGRLAAVLCCDLLRAFDTADHNLVEAKLDHYGFRGPALKVLVSFMRNRTQTVVGDRGRVRSAEQRSIMGVPQGSCLSNTLFTVLLNDLPGALEGTEVFMYADDVTVVTTAPNEQLLEEALNDTVHKLYIWFAQNGLSLNTEKTCFLRVSLNGHPSSDLKIHEGNTNIQQVMTTKLLGFVLDSSLCWRDHIDALCARLGQACYALRRLASTASRYVVRSCYFATVHSILSYGTELWGRAADFDRAFRMQKRAVRGIVGIRSDESARDHFKDLRKKS; encoded by the exons ATGTGGAACGTGATAAACAGGGAGCTCGCTAGAAAACCTAGCGAACCTTTAGACTTCACCGAATTGATAAAGGTGTGTAACGGTGTCCCGGTGACGAGCAAGCAGGAGGTGGCGGACGCGCTGAACGCGGAGTTCgtgggcgcggcggcggcgtgcgGCGCGCCGCGCGCCGACGTGCGCGCCGCGCTGGCCGCGCTCGGCGCCCGGGCACCGCCGCTGGACCGCTCGATACGATTTCAACCGTTTACCCCTGGTGAAGTAGCGAAAATAATGCAGGTTGAAATAGCGCCAAAAAATAGCCAGGATATATACGAACTGTCACCGAGCATTCTTAAGTTT GTGAAGATAGCGCCCTTGTATAAAGGGAAGGGACAAAAAAGTGCTGGTAAGTCGTACCGTCCAATCTCTTTAGTACCAGCTTTGAGTAAAGTAATGGAAGTCGGTCTCAACCAGCGCTTATTGTCCTTCTGGCTATCTCAAAACGTGATATCGGATCGGCAGTACGCGTACCAAAGAGGTTGCAACTCGACGGACTTGGTGCGCGAGGTAATCTGGGCCGTGATGAGGGCGCGTGAGGCCGGGCGGCTGGCGGCCGTGCTGTGCTGCGACCTGTTGCGCGCCTTCGATACTGCTGACCACAATCTCGTCGAGGCCAAGCTGGATCACTATGGCTTCCGTGGACCCGCGCTCAAGGTCCTAGTGTCCTTTATGAGGAACAGAACCCAGACAGTGGTGGGGGATCGAGGGAGAGTACGGTCTGCAGAGCAACGTAGCATAATGGGGGTCCCACAGGGCTCCTGTCTGTCGAATACACTGTTCACAGTACTTCTTAACGACTTACCGGGTGCCCTTGAAGGTACCGAAGTGTTTATGTACGCTGACGATGTGACCGTAGTGACCACAGCCCCGAACGAACAACTACTGGAAGAGGCCCTGAATGACACCGTACATAAATTGTATATTTGGTTTGCGCAAAACGGTTTATCGTTGAATACAGAAAAAACCTGCTTTCTACGAGTAAGCCTAAATGGCCACCCTAGCTCTGACCTCAAGATCCACGAAGGGAACACCAACATTCAGCAAGTCATGACGACCAAACTACTCGGCTTTGTACTGGACAGCTCATTGTGTTGGCGGGACCACATCGATGCCTTATGTGCGCGACTAGGTCAAGCATGCTACGCACTGCGACGCCTTGCTTCGACGGCCAGCAGATACGTGGTCAGATCATGTTATTTCGCCACCGTGCATTCGATACTTTCATACGGCACTGAGCTATGGGGTCGTGCGGCGGATTTCGACCGTGCCTTTCGAATGCAGAAGCGTGCTGTGCGAGGCATTGTTGGTATTCGCAGTGACGAATCAGCTCGCGACCACTTCAAAGACCTTC